In a genomic window of Methanosarcina horonobensis HB-1 = JCM 15518:
- a CDS encoding NAD(P)/FAD-dependent oxidoreductase, giving the protein MDREINIIGGGISGLACAIILCQNDYKVNVYEKGSYIGKRFNEDWQGLENWSEKIDVLKQVESYGIDLSFEYEPLSELVIHYSGKLKTIRGKNACYLVRRGGTEGCLDKALFEQAEKLGVKIHLNYKQENNLPAQVNAKGPRNANILARGIKFNTNLDCGYHMAFGKDIARGFYSYLLVKNGHGTIATVFGRKSAPRSEEFLKNTINYFSDFLDEKELSAGKKFGGYGRFEIKKNYYDEKGTMFIGEAGGFQDYLWGFGMRYAFQSANLAARSIIENESYNDLIKEHLLKKLKHSKRNRLISEIMGSLMYPIIYYTFTSSKNPLQFLNMCYK; this is encoded by the coding sequence TTGGACAGAGAGATAAATATTATTGGCGGAGGGATAAGCGGCCTTGCATGTGCAATAATTCTTTGTCAAAATGATTACAAAGTCAATGTTTATGAAAAGGGCAGTTACATCGGTAAACGGTTCAACGAGGACTGGCAAGGGTTAGAAAATTGGTCTGAGAAAATTGACGTCCTGAAACAGGTAGAATCATATGGTATTGATTTGTCTTTTGAGTACGAACCTCTTTCGGAGTTAGTTATCCATTACTCAGGGAAACTAAAAACTATCAGAGGAAAAAATGCCTGTTATCTGGTGAGAAGGGGAGGCACAGAAGGATGCCTGGATAAGGCCTTGTTTGAGCAGGCCGAAAAACTGGGAGTAAAAATTCATCTAAACTATAAGCAGGAGAATAATCTGCCTGCTCAGGTAAATGCAAAAGGTCCCAGAAACGCAAATATCCTTGCAAGGGGAATTAAATTCAATACGAACCTGGACTGTGGTTATCATATGGCTTTTGGCAAGGATATAGCCAGAGGGTTCTACTCCTATCTTCTGGTTAAAAATGGGCATGGAACAATTGCGACTGTTTTTGGACGCAAGAGCGCTCCTCGTTCGGAAGAGTTCCTTAAAAACACAATTAACTATTTTTCAGATTTTCTTGATGAAAAAGAGCTTTCTGCCGGAAAAAAATTCGGTGGCTACGGGCGTTTTGAAATAAAGAAAAACTATTATGACGAAAAAGGAACAATGTTCATTGGAGAAGCAGGGGGATTTCAGGACTATTTATGGGGATTTGGAATGAGATACGCCTTTCAGAGTGCTAATCTTGCTGCAAGAAGTATAATAGAGAACGAGTCGTATAATGATTTGATAAAAGAACATTTACTTAAAAAATTGAAGCATTCAAAAAGAAACAGACTAATTTCTGAAATAATGGGCTCTTTAATGTACCCTATAATCTATTATACATTTACATCCAGTAAGAATCCCCTTCAATTTTTGAATATGTGCTACAAATAA
- a CDS encoding DUF116 domain-containing protein: MYNLIGQALFISMLASFILSGIALLVSRRSLTRSVYLAGFFANVLDFFYLPLRQIFLKFSDTRVLDKWMASLKNRAHKSAFERTKKRIILAPHCMRNLDCPAHSTQTGIQCKSCGKCVFTQLKKDAEKYGYKVFILTGSSYVKNILKMEAADGVLLIACDYEINKVMRALKGKKVITYGVPMENDGCFGTFVDYQNVLDVFETFNISRY, encoded by the coding sequence ATGTATAACCTTATCGGGCAGGCTCTTTTTATCTCCATGCTGGCATCTTTCATCCTTTCAGGGATTGCTCTGCTGGTCAGCCGGAGGAGCCTTACACGCAGTGTTTATCTGGCAGGTTTTTTCGCTAATGTTCTCGACTTCTTCTATCTGCCTCTGAGACAGATTTTTCTCAAGTTTTCGGATACGCGCGTTCTGGACAAGTGGATGGCCTCTCTAAAAAATCGGGCTCATAAGTCTGCCTTTGAAAGAACGAAGAAAAGAATCATTCTTGCCCCTCACTGCATGCGTAACCTTGACTGTCCTGCCCATTCCACACAGACAGGAATCCAGTGTAAGTCCTGTGGAAAGTGTGTTTTTACTCAGTTAAAAAAAGATGCCGAAAAGTACGGATATAAAGTTTTTATTCTGACAGGCTCTTCATATGTGAAGAATATCTTAAAAATGGAAGCTGCAGACGGAGTCCTTCTTATCGCCTGCGATTATGAAATCAACAAAGTTATGCGTGCTCTCAAAGGGAAGAAAGTGATTACTTACGGGGTCCCTATGGAAAACGATGGCTGCTTCGGGACATTTGTGGATTATCAAAACGTGCTTGATGTTTTTGAAACGTTTAATATTTCCCGTTACTGA